From the Aquirufa lenticrescens genome, the window TCATATTAAGAATTAGAGATAATAGAGTAGAGAGTATAGATTGTAGATAGAGATTAACCCATCTCTACTCTATGCTCTATAATCTCTACTCTTTTTTTATTTTAGCATCATGGAACATGTAATCGCATTCGACGCAGACGACACCCTTTGGGTGAACGAACCCTATTTTAGAGAGACAGAAGACAAGTTCTGTGCGCTCTTAGAAGACTATTTACCCGTCCACACCACCGGTCAAGAGCTTTTCAAAGTCGAGATGAATAACCTCGCACTGTATGGTTATGGGGTCAAAGGATTTATGCTCTCCATGGTCGAAACAGCCATTCAAGTTTCTGGCGGAACAATGGGCTTAGATGGGATAGAAAAGATTCTCAACCTAGGCAAAGAATTACTTGAAAGAGAAATTGAAATCTTGCCCGGCGTGGTCGAAGTTCTACAATCCTTACAAGGCAAATATCGATTAGTCGTGGCCACCAAAGGTGACCTATTAGATCAACAACGAAAACTCGCTAAATCTGGCTTAGAGCAATATTTCCACCACATCGAAATTATGTCGGATAAGCAAGAAAGCGATTATTTAAAACTGATCAAACACCTCGATGTCGATCCAGCGCATTTCACGATGATTGGGAATTCATTGAAATCAGATATCCTTCCTGTCCTTGCTGTGGGCGGTCACGGAATCCATGTTCCCTATCACACAACATGGGCGCACGAAGTGGTTTCTCACAAGGTGGAGCATGAGCATTTTAGAGAGGTGGAGGATTTGAGGGAGGTGCTGCAATATTTAGATTAGAGATTATAGAGTAGAGAGTATAGAGTAAAGAGAGGAGATAAAAATTCTCTACTCTATCATCTACTATCTATACTCTCTACTCTCAAAATTTCCTCCGGAAATTTTAAACCCCTTCCGCCACCACTTCCTTCACACCCGGAACCATACGCGTTAATAACGCTTCGATTCCCTGTTTTAGGGTCATGGTTGAAGATGGGCAGCCAGAGCAAGAACCTTGCAATAATACCTTTACTTGGCCTGTTGCTTCGTCAAATGAGTGGAAGGTGATCGCGCCGCCGTCGGATTCTACCGCTGGGCGAACGTATTCGTCTAGGGCTTGCTTGATTTGTTTGATGGCTGGCGTGTCGTTAGACTGATCGTCAGCAATCGTCGCTTCTGGTAAAGAGAAAACGGGGCGTTTCTCCTCGAAATATTTCTTTAAATAAGTCTTGATCCCGAATAACTCATCTTCCCAAGCCACTGACTCGGATTTTGTTAAGGTGATGAAATTGTTCGTGATGAAAACGCGGGATACGAAATCAAATCCAAAAAGAGCGACCGCTAGTGGAGAGTTTTTCTCCTTCGTTAATCCGTCTGCTGGTTGGGTGTAATCGAATGACATGCCTTCCGGTAGTAATTCCATATTGAAGACAAACTTCATGGAATGTGGATTAGGCGTAGATTCGGTGTAAATATGGATAGTTGAAACTGTATTCATGAGGGGTATTTTAATATCTAGAACAAAGGTACAGCCTATTTGGTTTCCAAAAAACAAAAAAACCCGGCATTTTCATGCCGGGTTTTCTATGTCTAACGAATGAAATTACTCCGCCTTAGCTGCTTTCTTTGCGGCTGTTGTGGCTGGTGCTTTTTTCTCTGCTGCTGGAGCTGCTGCTTTTTTCGCAGGAGCTTTCTTAGCTGGAGCCTCAGCTGCTGGAGCTGCTTCTACTGCTGTTTCTGCTACTGGAGCTGGAGCTGCTTTCTTAGCTGGAGCTTTCGCTGGTGCATCTGCAGGAGCTGCATCAGCTGAAATAGGTAATACGTGAACGAATGAACGTCCTTTGAAACCTTTTTGGAACTTAACAACACCATCAGCTAAAGCGAATAATGTGTGATCTTTTCCGATTCCTACGTTTAAGCCAGGATTGTGAGCAGTACCACGTTGACGAACGATGATATTTCCTGCAATGATTGCTTGACCTCCAAATAACTTAACGCCTAATCGTTTTGAATGTGATTCGCGACCGTTTTTGGATGACCCGGCGCCTTTCTTATGTGCCATGTTATTATTTATTTATGCGTTCCGAAGAATCGCTTAGTTTAAGACTTATTTTACGTTAATTGACTCAATCAATACTTTCGTCAAATCTTGACGGTGACCATTCATTTTTTGGTAGGTCTTTCTACGCTTTTTCTTGAAAACTAAAACTTTCTCGCCACGAACGTGTGCAACAATTTTAGCTGTAACAGTGGCTCCAGCTACTGTGGGAGCTCCTACGGAAATTTTTCCGTCATTGTCAACAAGTAATACCTTGTCGATAACCAGTGCAGCGCCTTCTGCTCCCGCTAAACGGTGAGTGTATACAGAACGGTCTTTTTCTACTTTAAATTGCTGCCCGGCAATTTCTACGATTGCGTACATTTTTACTGTATTTAAGTGAAACAATCCCACGAGGCTAGTGATTCAAGACAAATGAAAAACTTTTAAAAGCCTTTTAAATGGGGGTGCAAATCTAAAAATTAATTCGCTTAATAGCAAACACTATTCATAAATAAATTCTCCGCAAGGGCTGCTGATGGTCAGCTTCTTAGTCGCTGAGGCTTCTACGCGGCCCACGATTTGGGCAGGAATACCAAAGGACTGGGAGATGCGGATGATTTCATCCGCGTGTGCTGGATTCGCATAGACTTCTAAGCGATGGCCCATGTTGAATACTTGGTACATCTCTTTGAAGCTGGTTCCGCTCTCTTTTTGAATCAAATCAAACAGCGGTGGAATCGAGAACAAATTATCCTTAATCACATGGACATTATTCACAAAGTGCATCACTTTCGTCTGCGCTCCACCGGAACAATGCACCATTCCGTGCAAATGAGGACGTAATTCAGTTAATAAAGCCTTCACGACCGGCGCGTAGGTACGCGTAGGGGAAAGGATCAATTGACCTACATTTAAAGGAGTTCCAGGAACCGCTTCCGTTAAGTTGCGTGAACCGGAATACACTAAATCCGAAGGAACGGATGGGTCAAAGCTTTCTGGGTATTTGTTCGCCAAATATTTTCCTAACACGTCGTGGCGTGCGGAAGTCAGGCCATTGCTGCCCATTCCGCCGTTATAAGTCGTTTCGTAATTTGCTTGGCCATCTGAGGCTAAGCCGATGATCACGTCGCCTGCTTGGATATTACCGTTTGAAATGACGTCTGAGCGCTTCATACGACCGATGACCGTGCTGTCCACGATGATTGTGCGCACTAAATCGCCCACGTCTGCGGTTTCGCCGCCGGTGGAATAAATGCCGATGCCGTTATCGCGTAGCATTTGTAGGACTTCTTCGGTCCCGTTGATGATTTCGGCGATGACCTCGCCTGGAATTAAGTTCTTATTGCGACCAATGGTGCTGGAAAGCAACATTTGGTCTGTCGCGCCCACGCAGATTAAATCGTCCGTGTTCATCACTACGGCGTCTTGCGCGATGCCGCGCCAGACGGAGATGTCACCCGTTTCTTTCCAGTATAAGTAGGCCAAAGAAGACTTCGTCCCCGCCCCATCCGCGTGCATAATGTTGCAATAGTCCGCATCACCACCCAAGATATCTGGGGAGATTTTGCAGAATGCCTGCGGGAAAAGACCTTTGTCTAAGTTCGCAATGGCTTTGTGAACATCTTCTTTCGAGGCAGAAACACCTCGTTGCATGTAACGGTCTGACGACATCGTAGGATCTATTTTAGGATAGTTTTAATTGGGCAAATTCTTTAGCAAAATAGGTCAAAATGACCTGAGCTCCGGCGCGCTTCATCGAAAGCAAACTTTCTAACATCGCTTTTTCGCCATCGATCCAGCCGTTTGCTGCGGCTGCTTTGACCATCGCATATTCACCTGAAACGTTGTAGGCGGCGATCGGTAAATTGGTATTGTCGCGGAGTAAAGAAATGATGTCTAAATAGGCCAAAGCCGGTTTGACCATCAAGAAATCCGCTCCTTCTAATTCATCTAGTTCCGCTTCACGAAGGGCTTCGCGGCTGTTTGCGGGGTTCATTTGGTAGGTCTTTTTATCGCCAAATTTGGGCGCAGACTCCAGCGCATCGCGGAATGGTCCGTAAAAAGCAGACGCATATTTCGCGCTGTAGGCCATAATACCCACATTCGTGAAACCGGCATCGTCTAAGGATTCGCGTAAATAACCCACGCGGCCATCCATCATATCCGATGGACCTATCAGTTTTGATCCGGCTTGGGCTTGTGCAACGGCCATTTTGGCTAACACCTCTAATGTCTCGTCGTTCAAAATCTCACCATTCTTAACGATCCCGTCGTGACCATCTGAACTGTAAGGGTCCATCGCCACGTCCGTTAACATCGAAATCTCCGGAAAACGGCTCGTCACAGCGTGAATGGCTTCTAAATACAAACTTCCTTTGCGGTGAGATTCAGTCGCTAGCGAATCCTTGCGGTCCTCTGCTACTTGAGGGAAAAGGGCGTAAGAGGTAATTCCTAGGTTCAAACACTCCTCGATTTCTTTCAATAAAAGGTCGGTAGTGTAGCGGTAAATGCCCGGCATCGACTTGATTTCGGTTTTAGTGGCGAACCCATCCATCACAAAAAGAGGGAAGAGTAAATCCTTCACCGAAAGGCGATTTTCCTCCACCATCGTGCGGATAGCGGCACTGGAACGGTTACGACGCGGTCTATTCAACATAGGAATTGATTTTGAACCTGCAATTTAGGCATAAGCCCTGATTCCGCAATAAAAAAAGGGGGATTAAAGGCGGCGATTCGATAAATCCCGCACTTGCTCTTGGAGATCACGAACGAGGCCCACGTAGGCTTCGAATTCATAACGGGAAACGGGAGCGGTCGAACCTCCGGGATCGGCGACGCCGGAGAAATGAGGATAGTCTTTGGGCTTAAAAAGCAAGGATAAATCTACTTCAAGTACGGCCGCAATTTGCTTCATGCGACTTAAAGATGGGTCAGTTAGGCCGCGTTCAATTTTAGAATAGGCCGATAAAGTGATTCCTATCTCCGTGGAAACGTAATCTTGGCTGTAGCCTTTGTCTAACCGAGCCTTTCGAATTAAAGTAGGAAATTCTATCATTGCAGTAAAATTCCTAAACTATCAGGAAAAATAGTAGTCACTAAAATGACAAAATATATACTTGAAATATAATACACGCAATTAAATTGCGTTATAATCCATTAATGTCCAGCCTTTCTCTTGATCTTGCTCGAATTTCATGCCTAATTTTGCAATAATCGTCTGTAAATCTGCAGTAATATCCGTGGATTTTTCGACATAGTTTTGGAAGAATTCCTGTAAAGATCCGCCGTAAACCTGCTCGCAGATGCGGATGAAATCAGCTTTCGTGTAACCTTTTTTCAAAGTGCCGAATTCCGCGTTCATAGCTTGCATAACTTGACGGAGCGAGCTGCCGTTTTTTGCCTGTAATTGTAGGTCCAAAGCCAAAGCGACCACCGCCCCCTTGTAATAAATCGATGAGCGCTTGTTAGGCAAGCTCGTCCCATAACCATCCAGCCATAAATCGATCGAACTTTCCTCCAGCGACTGTTGCGCATCAGCGTCGCGGTCAAAATGCAATTTCAAGTTTCCTAATAAACCGGCGAGGTATTCTTGGCGAGACCAAACGCCTGATTCATACAAAAACCAATCCCCTACATAAGTCGTGATTCCCTCTACCACCCAACCCGTTGAAAAGGGGATTTCGCGGTCGTAAGCATAAGGGAATAGTTCTTTAGGCCGAATTGTCGCGATGTTCCAAACGTGAAAGAGTTCATGAGAACCTAAGCCGATCAAATCTTCATAGGCATCGCGGTCCGGCGGACCCATCACCATCATCGTGGATTTCGTGTGTTCCACGCCGTGGTAATAAGGCGTAGGACAAACCCAAAGCATGTAATGGTATTCTTTGACGGGGAAAGTGCCCATCCAGTCGAGCTGGGTTTGGGTGAATTTCTCGTAGGCGTCTGTCAGTTTTTTCGTCAAAGCCTGACGCGAACCCACCACATCGATAGCAAATTTCACACCATTGCATTTCCATTTGTGTTGAAAGATGGCCGGTGCGGCGATGTAGGGCGAATCCACTAGTTCGCGATATTTTCCACCATTTTTAAAGGTGCAAACGCTCTGCCAACCAGCTTGTTTTTCGATTTGGATTTCGCAACGCTCGTTTTCGCGACCCTTCACATACAGAAGACAGTTGATGAAATTGATGTAAAGTAAGTCGGGTTCCACCACTGATCCACCCGCATCGGGTTGATTCGCATAATAACTGTAGCGAATTTCTACGGGTTCCGATGCTTCTAGTTCCCAGGTGGAAGAGGCTGTTTTAGCAATTGCAACGGGAACACCTCCGCTGTATGCCTTTAAAATATGAATGTTTTTAGCAAAGTTTTGAGCCTGGTAGCGACCTGGGCGCCAAATAGGTAATTGAATCACCTGTTTGCCCGGTTTACGTGGGGTAAACTGAAAGGTGATGTCCAAATAGTTCGGCTGCGCCGAAGGTTTCAGAGCGTACAGGTTTGGCATTAGGCTAATACTTCTTGTAGAATTTGCAAGGAACGAATCTCTCCGAAATTTTCCATGTGCAATTGATAATAATTGAGCATTCCGGCCAATAATTCTTTGCGTTCCGCCCGGTGAAGTACAATGGGGTGACCGTAATCCGCGTGAATCAAGGCATCCAATTCTGTGAAATTAGGCACGATGCAGCCGGCAGCTTTTAACTGCTGGTAGAATTCCGCGGCATTACCTGCCCCAAAACCCAGAAAAGCCGCTAATTGCCACAAAAACTGCAAATGGAAATTTTCGAAATTTGCCTCTGCGCGATCTAGATATTGCATGGAATGGCTCAAGAACTCGAACAGAGCGGGATTTGCCTCCTCTTCTTTCAATACTTTGCTCAAAACTTCAGAAAGAAATAAGGCTAAAGACGACTTCGCGATATCGAAGGGAATAGCCTGGTAAGGGAAGAAGCATTTGGCCTCTGAAATCCGGTGTAAACCCTTGCCCGGCTTGTGGTAGACTTCTAAATCCAACAAGGTGAGTGGTTGGAAGAGGGCCATTTTATGCTTGGCTTTGGCAGAACGCACCCCGTTTTCAATGTAAGAACTGATCCCCATTTCCGCGGTGTAGACGTTCACCAGGATCGAGGTTTCCCGATACCGCATGTAGGAAATGACTATGCCTCGTGTTTTAGTTAGCATTCGTATCGACCATCGGAATACCGGTTTCGTCCGAAATTCGCTGTAAAATTTCTTCGATTGTATCTGATTCTTTGAAGCGAATCGGGTCTTTAAATTCCACGCTCAGAGTCGTGTTACGTTTCTTTAAGAAAAAGCCTTTCTTGTCAAAAGCGCGGCGAAAACCGTTGATTTGGACAGGAACGACAATCGGATTCTCCGCCTTAATCAAGTGAGCGGTTCCTTTTCTGATCGGTGCAAAAGCGCGGGTAGTTCCTTGTGGAAAACTGATGACCCAACCGAATTTCAGGCCTTTCCCTACTTTAGTTTGGGCTTCTAAATCTACTTCTCTTTTTACGTCTTGGCCGTGTGCACGCCACGAACGGTTCACTAAAATCGCCCCAGCTAAAGAGAAAATCCGCGGCAAAAATCCATCCTCCTTCATCGTCTCCGTAGCCGCCACATAAAACAGGCGAGAACGCGGAGCTAACAGGTAAAAGGGGAAGCGAATGCTGTTGTTCATCCGCCATTTCACGGAGAAGAAGATGTGGTAGAGGCAAATCACGTCCATGAAATAGGTTTGGTGATTCGACAGGAACAAGACGCCTTCGCGAGGCAAATCCTGAATCTTTTCCGTGCCTTTAATCTCTGTTTTATTGTAAATACTCAAACGAGCATAAGTCAACCAACCTAATACAAATACGATAATGCGCTTCATACCGATGGGATTCCCAAACGGATCGCGACGGACCAGACCCCAGCGGTCCAGGCAATCAAAAAACTTCTTTAAAAAGGTTATACTCTTAAAATCCACCGCTCTTTTCTTTGCCTTTTGTGGCTGGTTTTGTTTTTGTTGGTTCTTTCTTTACCGGTGCTTTCTTCACCGGAATCAATGGTTTGTAATACGAAGTGAAGCGCTTGATGAAGGCATTCTTTTCTTCTGCGGCAGCCTCTACGACTTTAATTCCGCCTTTTTTCTGCGTCTTTAACGACTCTCTCACCGCGGCAAGGAAGGAATTATCCGAAGAATAAACGCCTAACTCACCCTCAAAATAAGCGAAATAATACCAAAGATCTTCCGATAATTCCCAATAGGCGTAAAACTCTTCCTTGTTTGGCTTCTTAACCACCTCCATAAATCCTTTAATCGTCGCATTCACATCTACCGGTCCCACGTTAATCAGAGGCAAATCCCCAATCGAATAAAAAGCACTCAAATTAGGCGACCAAGCCCATTTTACGGAGGAGAAATTAATCATGCTCGTGAATTCAGGATCCACTTTATCTAGGGCCAAATGCTCCCGATCCATGCGTGCTTTTGTGGCCTCGGGAATTTTTTTGCCTAAAATCGGTTCCACCCGCTTTAAGTATTCATCTCGATCCGCCGGTTCATCGGCGGCGGCAGTTAGTAAACCTTCCTCTAAATTATATTTGACAATGCGATCGCCCATTTTCTGCAGAATGGGAACCGGCACTTGGAACTGTAAACTCAGCCAGGATTCGATGCGTGGAATCAGCGTGTCGATGGACATGGAAATCTTGCCAAAAGACCGAACTAGTTTGTTACCCGTGAATAATTGCACCATTCCGTCCGTGTCCACACGCTTTTTCGGAATCGATAAATGCATCTGCGATTCCACATTTTTAATGCTATAAACCTCAGCAGCCTCCGTCACTTCGCCGGCCGCTTTGAACAAAACTGGGTCGTCTTCATTCGACATCGGGCCTAAGAAAGAAGGGTATAATTTATTCGCCGCATTCACGAAAATGCCGGCGGTGACCGAGCGACCGAGTTCGTCTTTTAACTCGTCGTTCACCACAATTCCCTTCGAATTCGCGAACGGAATCCAGGCCGTTTTGAACTTCAACGTGCCTAATAAAGGCCTGATCGAGCCCTTGAATTCCAAGCTCGGTTTTTCAGAAAGAAAAAACACATCGCCCTTAAATTCTTGGTGCGAGGTTAATTTTAAAGGGGTTTTCTCGATGTAGCGTGCTTCAGCTCTGATTCCTTCGGGCAGAAAATCGAAGTTCTTCATCGGGATTACCAAACTGTCGCTTCCCTCTACCGGCAGTAGATAATTCGCGGTTCCCGTAAATCGATTCGCGTTAGCGGTGACGGTGTTAATGTTTGCCAAAACGTGGCCATTCACCGTCGCCCTCGCACCTATCAAAGATTTGAATTGGCCGCCCTTCGCAATGGCAAGCAAGCCTTTTGCCGGATAAACCGTCGCTGGTCCGATCTCGATTTCCTTCACTCCCTCTAGCGAAATGACCTCGGAGACTTGATCCAACACGCCAGATTTTGCCGTGATAGGGCTGGCTTTCGAAGTGGAATCTAGGGTTTGTAAAACGGGCCTCTGTAACTTAATTTTTTGGTTTTTTTGCTCCCAAACCGCCCCTGTGTAAGCGGTTTTATATCCTTGAATCGGCAATAAAGCTGGCGATTCCTCCACCGGTTTAAAAGTCAGATTCACGGCCCCGGGTGCGGCTTCGATCGAAATCCGTTCCGCGTTGAAAACCGGTTTCTTCAATCCAATGGTGAGCGATGCATCCTTCGATTTCCACGTCGCAGGTTGGAAATAATACAGTTCTGATTTCAGTTTTCCATCACCTAAGGTAATGTCGCCCTTCCCAAATACCTGCTTCTTGTGCATCCAAACCGGCCCCTCTAATTGCAACTGATTCGCATAGAGTGCAAAGGAATTCTTCTCCGGATAAATCGCTAGCGAATCCTCGCGCGGCAACCAAGTGAATCGGTGACCAGGAAGACTCGCGATGGGTCCTTTTTTGTTTGCCATCTCCCCTAGTTTCCCCTCCGATCCGACACTAATTAGCGAATCCGGGTAAAGGAAGGCCTCTTTCATGGATGATTGAAAACCCTCCATGGCAAAAGATCCTGCCGTATGAAGGCCCTTTTTGTCCATTTCCAGCGGGGCGCTTAGGCTGAGGTTGGCCTTGTTTTGATAGATTTTTAGGGGCGTTTTCTGGGTGTAGGTAAAACCAAAACTTTGGTCCGGCTTCAAGATCAATTGCGTGCTTAAGGGAGGTAAAAGCCCTTTAGAGTGAAAGGTACCCACAAATACCGGTGCCTTTTGGGTCAAACTATCCAGAGCGATGCTAGGAACTTTAAAATAGTAGGTCGAATCATACACCCCTTTCGCGCGCCATGGCTCGTCGAAGTGGGCGGTCATTCCTTTGGGAATAATTAATTTAGGGTATTCTGCTACGCCAAAACGTCCCGACTTATTTCCTGGTGGACTCAAAATCAGAGATCCAGATCCATAGCGAAAAGCTCCTCCAAATTCCTTGGATTGGCCTTTAGGGATAAATGTAATCGAATCAATCTGCGCGAATTGAGCCGTAAAGTCGTTGAATTTGAAGGCAAAATCTGGGCCTCGGAAACGGTAATCGCCGATCTTGATTTCGCCTAGGAAATTAAAGTCGCGGCCTTTTTGGAAGGTCAACGCCTCATCATAGGGAATAAATTCCGCCTTCAAGGAATCCGAAATCATCACCTGCTGAATACCCCGAATGCGCAATTTCTTGTCCACTAAATCGAGGGAAATCGAGGCCGAATCCGCATCAAGGTTTTCGCCCATCGAGGCCGCATAAAAGGTATCAAAATCCTTTTTCTCATAGGCTACCCTCGCGTAATGCCGCCCCAAAGCCGTAAAAGAATACAAATCGTCCACCACTTGCATGTAGCCAGCATCCACATAAGACTGAAAACCGGAATGAATCTGCTCCGGCCTGCGATTCACTAAAACTGCTAGGTCGCCGATGGTCGCCGCCTCCACTTTATTTTCGACTAAATAGCGGTACAAGATCCGCATAGGGCTATAATTCAGCAATCCTTGTAAATCTTGAATACGGCCGTCATTATAATAATCCTTTGACTCAAGCCAGGCAGGAACCTGGTTTCGGCCGGAAATTTGGTAAAAATCGATACGCTTTTCTTTCACTCGCAACACCCCTAAATCAACTGACATCCGCATCTCGTGGAACGTGTCTTCGAACAAGGCGCGGTTCTTTGCACCGGTATTTTTCTTGAAATGAAAGGTCTGGTTTTTCGGGTAATACTGACCGGCTACATCCCCTCGAAATAGGGAATCGTTTTCGCTCAATGGGCTACTCCAACGACCTGATGGAACTAATATGGTGGAATCTGGCAGAAACCAAATCAGCGGAGCTGACATCGTTCCCAGTTTTTGGAAATGCAAAGCTCCATCCCGCAATCCTTTGCGCAGATCCTTGAAGACAGGTTTGCCTGCCGCGGACCACACATCCCCCGTCATTTCGGTGGATTCTGTTCCTTTAAATTCGAAGGCAAAATATTTCTCTTTTCGCCGTAAGGTAAGCGATCCCTCGCCATTTAATTCGCGTTCGTTTTCGATCCAATCCGCCGATACAAACCGTAATGTACCATTCGCCGGCTGAAATTGCATCGCATCGATTTGTAGACGCGCGTTCTTGTGACCTAATTTATCACCAGGAATTTCTCCGCCTTTGGCCATACCTGTTTTCGACTTTTCGTCCCAGGCAAATTCCGTCACCTGAAAAACAAGGCTGTCATTAGCAACCCGATAGGTGATTTCCGAAGGGCCCCACTGGTTTTTCTCTATCTGAGCGCCATTCACGCGCAGCGAATAGGGCCCCACCTGAATCTTTTGCGCAGAAAGGCTAAAGCTCAGGGCTAGGGTGAAAAGCAGGATGCGAAAGAATGTAATCGTATTCTTCATAAAGGGATAAAAATACATAAAATATTCAGATATTTGGGTCAAAATAATCCCTATGTCTAACGTACTTTCCTTATTTAAAGATATCAAAGCCTTCATTTTTGACATCGACGGTGTGATGACGGACGGCAATGTACACGTTCTGGAGACAGGCGAACATTTCCGAACCTTCTACATACGCGATGGCTATGCGCTAGAAAAAGCGCGTGAGGCTAATTTTCAAATGTGCGTAATAACAGGTGGAAGTCATCCGGGGGTCAAAAAACGTTTAGAAAATCTCAAGTTTCAACACATCTATTTCGGTTTAGGTGGGAAAGATAAGCTGGAAACTTATTTAGAATTATTGCCAAAATTAGGGGTTAAAGAGAACGAAATCTTATATATGGGAGACGATATGGCTGACCTGAAGGTCTTGTCTCGCCCAGATATTTTGAGCACCTGTCCGGCAGATGCGATTCCTGAATTACACCAAGTCGTGAAATACGTTTCGCCATTTAATGGTGGCCGCGGTGCGGTGAGAGATGTGATTGAAAAAGTATTAAAACTCCAAGGAAAATGGGCTTAATCTTGCCAGTGAAAGGGATATCGCCTGTTTTAGGAGAAGACAATTGGGTCGCACCTAATGCCACGATTGTGGGAGATGTGCAGACCGGAAAGCAGTGCACGATTTGGTTCAATGCGGTTGTTCGCGGGGATGTGAATTCCATCCGCATCGGCAATTATTCGAATATTCAAGACGGTGCCGTGGTGCATTGCACCTACCAAAAAACCGTCACTTCCATAGGCGATTATGTTTCTATCGCACACAATGCCATCGTTCACGGTTGTACCATCGAAGACAATGTACTCATTGGGATGGGGGCCATCGTGATGGACAACGCGTACATCGAAGAAGGCAGTATTGTGGCGGCAGGAGCAGTAGTCACCCAAGGAACACGGGTGCCGGCTGGCACTATTTATGCGGGCAACCCGGCGAAATATTTAAAAGATGTCAGCCCAGAGGCGGCTGAAGTTTTCAAGCGCACGGCCTATAATTATGTAGAATACGCGTCTTGGTTTTCAAATCCTACCCAATGAGTAACGACCCACTTCACGGTGTAACCTTAGAGAAAATCTTAACGGATCTAGTCGATTTATTAGGCTGGGAAGAGATGGCTCGCAAGATCCGAATTAACTGCTTTGCGAGTGATCCGAGTATCAAATCTAGCTTGACATTCTTGCGTAAGACGCCATGGGCGAGGGCGAAGGTGGAGACGCTGTATATTTGGAATATTAAAAAGATCGAAAAGAAAAAGGCGAGTTCAGCCTCTAATCTGGAAGATTAGTTTCGCAAATTCACTAGCCAGCCAAAAATAGCCGCGGTGATAAACATCACAATGCTATACACCACCGCTGGAATCGTCATTGTTCCATTTCCGATCACATTCAAGGCAATAAAGATCGCCAAAGATCCATTGTGAATCCCGATCTCCATCCCTATCGCGATGGCCTGCTTCTTCTCCAAATTCAATAGCCGAGGTAGAAAATAACCGATCGAAAGACAGGCGATATTGAATAATAGACAGGCTAAACCTACCGTTCGAATATCCGCCATCAAGTGATCACGCTCCTTCCATCCGGCTAAAACGATGATCAAGGCAAGGAAAATAGCAGAAAGAATTTTAACCGGCGACTCAAGTTTTTGCGCGAATTCGGGGACCTTTTTTCTGATCAACATCCCGATTGAAACGGGTAAAATCACAATCAAACACACTTCCAAGACTTTAGAAAATTGCAAGGGAACGTAGGCGTCTTGCTGCATCAATAATTTCATCGACAGATTGACGATGAGCGCAATCGAGATGACGGAAAGAATGCTGTTGAGGGCTGTGAGGGTGACATTGAGGGCTACATCGCCTTTCGCGATGTGCGA encodes:
- a CDS encoding HAD family hydrolase, which gives rise to MEHVIAFDADDTLWVNEPYFRETEDKFCALLEDYLPVHTTGQELFKVEMNNLALYGYGVKGFMLSMVETAIQVSGGTMGLDGIEKILNLGKELLEREIEILPGVVEVLQSLQGKYRLVVATKGDLLDQQRKLAKSGLEQYFHHIEIMSDKQESDYLKLIKHLDVDPAHFTMIGNSLKSDILPVLAVGGHGIHVPYHTTWAHEVVSHKVEHEHFREVEDLREVLQYLD
- a CDS encoding NifU family protein, which encodes MNTVSTIHIYTESTPNPHSMKFVFNMELLPEGMSFDYTQPADGLTKEKNSPLAVALFGFDFVSRVFITNNFITLTKSESVAWEDELFGIKTYLKKYFEEKRPVFSLPEATIADDQSNDTPAIKQIKQALDEYVRPAVESDGGAITFHSFDEATGQVKVLLQGSCSGCPSSTMTLKQGIEALLTRMVPGVKEVVAEGV
- the rplU gene encoding 50S ribosomal protein L21 — its product is MYAIVEIAGQQFKVEKDRSVYTHRLAGAEGAALVIDKVLLVDNDGKISVGAPTVAGATVTAKIVAHVRGEKVLVFKKKRRKTYQKMNGHRQDLTKVLIESINVK
- a CDS encoding AIR synthase related protein, translating into MSSDRYMQRGVSASKEDVHKAIANLDKGLFPQAFCKISPDILGGDADYCNIMHADGAGTKSSLAYLYWKETGDISVWRGIAQDAVVMNTDDLICVGATDQMLLSSTIGRNKNLIPGEVIAEIINGTEEVLQMLRDNGIGIYSTGGETADVGDLVRTIIVDSTVIGRMKRSDVISNGNIQAGDVIIGLASDGQANYETTYNGGMGSNGLTSARHDVLGKYLANKYPESFDPSVPSDLVYSGSRNLTEAVPGTPLNVGQLILSPTRTYAPVVKALLTELRPHLHGMVHCSGGAQTKVMHFVNNVHVIKDNLFSIPPLFDLIQKESGTSFKEMYQVFNMGHRLEVYANPAHADEIIRISQSFGIPAQIVGRVEASATKKLTISSPCGEFIYE
- the hemB gene encoding porphobilinogen synthase; translation: MLNRPRRNRSSAAIRTMVEENRLSVKDLLFPLFVMDGFATKTEIKSMPGIYRYTTDLLLKEIEECLNLGITSYALFPQVAEDRKDSLATESHRKGSLYLEAIHAVTSRFPEISMLTDVAMDPYSSDGHDGIVKNGEILNDETLEVLAKMAVAQAQAGSKLIGPSDMMDGRVGYLRESLDDAGFTNVGIMAYSAKYASAFYGPFRDALESAPKFGDKKTYQMNPANSREALREAELDELEGADFLMVKPALAYLDIISLLRDNTNLPIAAYNVSGEYAMVKAAAANGWIDGEKAMLESLLSMKRAGAQVILTYFAKEFAQLKLS
- a CDS encoding helix-turn-helix domain-containing protein, producing MIEFPTLIRKARLDKGYSQDYVSTEIGITLSAYSKIERGLTDPSLSRMKQIAAVLEVDLSLLFKPKDYPHFSGVADPGGSTAPVSRYEFEAYVGLVRDLQEQVRDLSNRRL
- a CDS encoding M61 family metallopeptidase, which codes for MPNLYALKPSAQPNYLDITFQFTPRKPGKQVIQLPIWRPGRYQAQNFAKNIHILKAYSGGVPVAIAKTASSTWELEASEPVEIRYSYYANQPDAGGSVVEPDLLYINFINCLLYVKGRENERCEIQIEKQAGWQSVCTFKNGGKYRELVDSPYIAAPAIFQHKWKCNGVKFAIDVVGSRQALTKKLTDAYEKFTQTQLDWMGTFPVKEYHYMLWVCPTPYYHGVEHTKSTMMVMGPPDRDAYEDLIGLGSHELFHVWNIATIRPKELFPYAYDREIPFSTGWVVEGITTYVGDWFLYESGVWSRQEYLAGLLGNLKLHFDRDADAQQSLEESSIDLWLDGYGTSLPNKRSSIYYKGAVVALALDLQLQAKNGSSLRQVMQAMNAEFGTLKKGYTKADFIRICEQVYGGSLQEFFQNYVEKSTDITADLQTIIAKLGMKFEQDQEKGWTLMDYNAI